One genomic segment of Gemmatimonas aurantiaca includes these proteins:
- a CDS encoding helix-hairpin-helix domain-containing protein, with translation MSRLLPRSFSRFLTVAAAAVVALVLAVSPAQAQKKAADAVRPATPAASKPSEVAKPANPALIDINRATTAQLETVPGIGKAYAGRIVAGRPYANKAQLVQKGILTQGLYDKIKDRLIAKQ, from the coding sequence ATGTCCCGGCTCCTCCCGCGATCGTTCTCCCGGTTCCTGACAGTGGCGGCCGCCGCCGTCGTCGCCCTGGTGCTGGCGGTGTCCCCAGCCCAGGCGCAGAAAAAGGCGGCCGATGCGGTCCGCCCTGCGACGCCTGCCGCGTCCAAGCCGTCCGAAGTCGCCAAACCCGCCAATCCGGCCCTGATCGACATCAACCGGGCCACTACGGCGCAGCTCGAAACGGTCCCCGGCATCGGCAAGGCATACGCCGGCCGCATCGTCGCCGGACGTCCCTACGCCAACAAAGCGCAACTCGTACAGAAAGGCATTCTCACGCAGGGTCTGTACGACAAGATCAAGGATCGACTCATCGCGAAGCAGTAG
- the hppD gene encoding 4-hydroxyphenylpyruvate dioxygenase, producing the protein MATLTAPETGIEQDAFPINGTDYVEFYVGNAKQASHYYRSAFGYSLVAYRGPETGVRDRASYLMQQGKIRLVLTTSITPDTPIAEHVHKHGDGVRDYALWVDDARLAYETAIARGAIPIQEPQVYTDEDGEVVIAAIGTYGDTIHSLVERRNYRGVFLPGFRAVTPHYQPADVGLKYIDHCVGNVELGRMNHWVSYYADVLGFRNLITFDDNDISTEYSSLMSKVMANGNDRIKFPINEPASGKKKSQIEEYLDFYGGPGAQHLALATDDILTTVTTLRDRGVEFLSVPTSYYDDLQERVGKIDEQVDELAKLGILVDRDPDGYLLQIFTKPVEDRPTLFYEIIQRKGATSFGKGNFRALFEAIEREQELRGNL; encoded by the coding sequence ATGGCCACGCTGACCGCTCCCGAAACGGGTATCGAGCAGGACGCTTTTCCGATCAACGGCACCGACTACGTCGAGTTCTACGTCGGCAATGCCAAGCAGGCGAGCCACTACTATCGCTCGGCCTTCGGTTATTCCCTCGTTGCCTATCGCGGCCCGGAAACGGGTGTGCGTGATCGCGCGAGCTATCTGATGCAGCAGGGGAAGATCCGCCTGGTGCTGACCACGTCGATCACTCCCGACACGCCCATCGCCGAGCATGTGCACAAGCACGGCGACGGCGTTCGCGACTACGCGCTGTGGGTGGACGATGCACGGCTCGCCTACGAGACCGCCATTGCACGCGGCGCCATCCCCATCCAGGAACCGCAGGTGTACACCGATGAGGATGGCGAGGTGGTCATCGCCGCCATCGGCACGTACGGCGACACCATCCACTCCCTCGTGGAACGTCGCAACTATCGGGGCGTGTTCCTGCCGGGGTTCCGGGCCGTCACGCCGCACTACCAGCCGGCCGATGTGGGACTCAAGTACATCGACCACTGCGTGGGCAATGTCGAGCTGGGCCGGATGAATCACTGGGTGAGCTACTACGCCGACGTGCTGGGCTTCCGCAATCTCATCACCTTCGACGACAACGACATCAGCACCGAGTATTCGTCGCTCATGTCCAAGGTGATGGCCAACGGCAACGATCGCATCAAGTTCCCCATCAACGAGCCGGCCTCGGGCAAGAAGAAGTCGCAGATCGAGGAGTATCTCGACTTCTACGGCGGCCCGGGCGCGCAGCATCTCGCGCTGGCCACTGACGACATCCTGACCACGGTGACCACGCTGCGTGATCGGGGCGTGGAGTTCCTCTCGGTGCCCACGTCGTATTACGACGACCTGCAGGAACGCGTCGGCAAGATCGACGAACAGGTGGACGAACTCGCGAAGCTCGGCATCCTCGTCGATCGCGATCCCGACGGGTATCTGCTGCAGATCTTCACGAAGCCGGTGGAAGACCGTCCCACCCTCTTCTACGAGATCATCCAGCGCAAGGGCGCGACCAGCTTCGGCAAGGGGAACTTCCGGGCGCTGTTCGAAGCCATCGAGCGCGAACAGGAACTTCGCGGCAACCTCTGA